A genomic segment from Sulfitobacter sp. DSM 110093 encodes:
- a CDS encoding IS6 family transposase, protein MEVEHATKITVQAPSLSPGDHSLRYPLSYQDVVDLLEERGIALDRSTVFRWVQKFSPELTKRTERHLFRASVDWHVDETYIRVGGKWRYLWRAIDANGQMVDFRLTARRDAKAAKAFLNKAIERVRLHRPVTIVTDKAPTYRRVIREINHLYDPHFDSIRHIDRKWRNNLIESDHAATKRLLGYHQSFRSLRTAKTTLSGIETIRTIKRGHIHYKQPGVRGEIQFISELFADA, encoded by the coding sequence TTGGAGGTCGAGCATGCCACGAAAATCACCGTTCAAGCGCCATCGCTTTCCCCGGGAGATCATTCTCTGCGATATCCGTTGTCCTACCAAGATGTTGTTGATCTCCTGGAAGAGCGCGGGATCGCGCTCGATCGATCAACAGTCTTCCGCTGGGTCCAGAAGTTCTCGCCTGAACTAACGAAGCGGACTGAGAGGCATCTGTTTCGCGCAAGCGTCGATTGGCACGTTGACGAAACCTACATTCGGGTCGGTGGCAAATGGCGCTATCTCTGGCGCGCCATTGATGCAAACGGTCAAATGGTTGATTTCCGCCTCACCGCCCGGCGGGATGCAAAAGCAGCAAAGGCCTTTCTCAACAAGGCGATCGAGCGCGTGAGACTTCATCGGCCGGTCACCATTGTCACAGACAAAGCCCCGACCTACCGGCGCGTCATCCGCGAGATCAATCATCTATATGACCCGCATTTTGACAGCATCCGGCACATCGACCGAAAGTGGCGCAACAACCTGATCGAAAGCGATCATGCGGCCACCAAACGGCTCCTCGGATACCACCAGAGCTTTCGTTCCTTGCGAACCGCCAAAACGACGCTGAGCGGCATCGAAACCATCCGAACGATCAAGCGAGGTCACATCCACTACAAGCAGCCGGGCGTTCGAGGGGAGATCCAGTTCATCAGCGAACTGTTCGCGGACGCATAA
- a CDS encoding IS110 family transposase, protein MNEVTMIGVDLAKSVFQAHGATATGEPMFRKKLTRGQFLKFLGEQPSCVVAMEACASSHYWGREIMKLGHDVRLIPPIYVKPFVKRQKNDANDAEAIAEAAVRPTMRFVPVKSAEQQSRSMVFKTRDLFVRQRNSIINALRGHLMEYGIIAPPGRNFVKKLAEQIDSPDCDLPSIVIELSHIHLDQLSIITDKIVAIERRLKEESKSDPETIRLQTAPGVGPVSAMAIKAFSPPLEGFKRGRDFAAWLGLVPVQKSTGGRQVLGRTSKMGQRDIRRLLIIGAMTRIRWAIKNGPPKGSWLEQMLERKPRMLVAIALANKTARTIWAMMTKHEDYRDPIATA, encoded by the coding sequence ATGAATGAAGTTACAATGATCGGCGTCGACTTGGCAAAGTCCGTTTTCCAGGCACACGGCGCGACGGCTACTGGTGAGCCAATGTTCCGCAAGAAACTAACTCGGGGTCAGTTCCTGAAGTTCTTGGGCGAACAGCCCTCTTGCGTGGTCGCAATGGAGGCATGTGCGTCATCGCACTACTGGGGTCGCGAGATCATGAAGTTGGGCCATGACGTCCGCTTGATCCCACCTATCTATGTGAAGCCATTCGTTAAGCGCCAGAAGAATGACGCAAACGACGCCGAGGCCATTGCGGAAGCGGCAGTCAGGCCCACAATGCGATTTGTTCCTGTCAAATCGGCTGAACAACAATCCCGTTCGATGGTCTTCAAGACACGGGATTTGTTTGTTCGGCAACGTAACTCCATCATCAATGCGCTGCGTGGTCATTTGATGGAATACGGGATCATCGCCCCTCCCGGTCGGAACTTTGTAAAGAAGTTAGCTGAACAGATTGATAGCCCGGATTGTGACCTGCCTTCAATTGTTATTGAACTCAGCCATATACACTTGGATCAGCTAAGTATCATTACTGACAAAATAGTTGCGATAGAGCGGCGCCTGAAAGAAGAATCGAAATCCGACCCAGAAACGATCCGATTGCAAACTGCGCCGGGGGTCGGACCTGTGAGTGCAATGGCGATCAAGGCATTCTCCCCGCCGCTAGAAGGCTTCAAACGCGGTCGGGATTTTGCGGCATGGCTGGGTCTGGTCCCGGTTCAGAAATCAACAGGTGGGCGGCAAGTGTTGGGGCGAACATCAAAGATGGGGCAACGCGACATCCGACGACTGCTGATCATCGGCGCCATGACCCGGATCAGATGGGCGATCAAAAATGGACCACCTAAAGGGTCGTGGCTTGAGCAAATGTTAGAACGCAAACCACGTATGTTGGTCGCAATCGCGTTGGCTAACAAAACAGCCCGAACCATTTGGGCAATGATGACGAAGCATGAAGATTATCGAGATCCGATCGCGACGGCGTAA
- a CDS encoding adenylosuccinate lyase family protein has product MASTAPGLISRTTGYLRASGFFDEGGTVDAYLAFEAALAEVEGDLGVIPEEAVAPIVSVCRRDLIDMDALRNGAVAVGYPIVPLVSMLAELAGEHGQWVHYGTTTQDVMDTAQVLQIRGALTGIFSDMQDVEGFLAALCQDHKDTAMAGRSKLQHGVPISFGYKSAVWLDQIQRTREGVQRALDDASMLQFGGAIGTLASLQGAGLSVRSALAKRLDLHEPIISWHVSRDRTAMLATAVASLLGALAKMAVDIALMMSTEVQELQEPAAKGRGSSSTMPQKRNPVMCEAIIEAAREVQHVPSIILDAMLQEHERGIGHGYRERTAICNAICLLSGAVTLAKDLLTGLKVDTARMQRNLGATKGLIQSEAVMIYLSERFGRIKAHDILHEVSHQVILKKSDLETELARLGLEVPPAILAEDAQIAHAYGMIDQVLCKRRLPAL; this is encoded by the coding sequence TTGGCATCGACAGCCCCTGGTCTTATTTCCCGAACGACTGGCTACTTGCGGGCTTCCGGCTTTTTCGATGAAGGCGGAACCGTCGATGCCTATCTTGCCTTTGAGGCCGCCCTTGCCGAAGTTGAGGGCGACCTCGGCGTCATCCCCGAAGAGGCTGTTGCGCCTATCGTTTCGGTATGTCGCCGTGATCTAATCGACATGGATGCCCTGAGAAACGGTGCAGTAGCAGTGGGGTATCCCATCGTGCCATTGGTTTCGATGTTGGCAGAGCTGGCGGGAGAACACGGGCAGTGGGTCCATTACGGAACCACAACGCAAGACGTTATGGATACAGCGCAAGTTCTTCAGATCCGTGGAGCTCTAACCGGTATCTTCTCAGACATGCAGGACGTCGAAGGATTTCTGGCAGCACTTTGCCAAGACCACAAAGATACGGCGATGGCCGGTCGATCTAAACTGCAGCACGGAGTGCCTATTTCTTTCGGGTACAAATCAGCAGTTTGGCTTGATCAGATTCAACGAACACGGGAAGGCGTGCAGCGCGCATTGGACGACGCATCTATGCTGCAATTCGGCGGTGCCATCGGTACGCTTGCGTCATTGCAAGGCGCGGGGTTGAGCGTCCGGAGTGCACTTGCCAAGCGACTTGACCTACATGAGCCGATAATTTCCTGGCACGTAAGCCGTGACCGGACCGCAATGCTGGCGACGGCGGTTGCTAGTTTATTGGGGGCGCTGGCAAAAATGGCCGTTGATATCGCATTGATGATGTCGACGGAAGTTCAGGAGCTCCAAGAACCTGCGGCTAAGGGGCGGGGCAGCTCGTCCACGATGCCTCAAAAGCGCAACCCGGTAATGTGTGAGGCCATCATTGAAGCGGCGCGTGAGGTCCAGCATGTGCCGAGCATCATTCTTGACGCAATGCTCCAAGAACATGAGCGCGGTATCGGCCATGGCTACCGCGAAAGAACGGCGATATGCAACGCGATCTGTCTTCTGTCTGGCGCCGTCACGCTTGCCAAAGACTTACTAACTGGGTTGAAAGTGGATACCGCACGAATGCAGAGAAACCTTGGCGCTACAAAAGGATTGATCCAGTCAGAAGCGGTTATGATCTATCTGTCAGAGAGATTTGGGCGGATTAAGGCACACGACATCCTTCATGAGGTGTCCCATCAGGTTATCCTAAAGAAAAGTGACCTTGAAACGGAGCTTGCAAGATTGGGTTTGGAAGTGCCTCCAGCTATTCTAGCCGAAGATGCCCAGATTGCGCATGCTTACGGGATGATCGATCAGGTTTTATGTAAGCGGCGGCTACCGGCCCTTTGA